The following DNA comes from Acidobacteriota bacterium.
CGGTAGATGGGAAGCCGTCCTTCCTCCAGGCTCCCCCGGTAACCCGGCAGGTCATGCTCGTTCTGGTAGTGGGTGCCGTTGACATGGGAAAAGGAGGCCACTCCCAACCCCACCAGGTCGGCGCCGGTCCAGAGCAGATCACGGTAGAGGAAGCGCGTGCGATCCGGATCCTTCACCGCCGTGTAGGCGCTGCTGACGGAGTAACCACCCTGCTCCAGCAGCGAGAAGGCTTCGTCCACCCAGGCTCGCTTGGTTCCCCAGTCGGCCACCGGGGCCACGCTCTTGCCGGCGGCCTTCATCTCCTGAAACACGGTGGTGTTGTAGGGAATCTCCATCTGGTAAATGGTCACGCTGTCGGGCTCCATTTCCAGGGTACGCCGTACGCAGTCGCGCCAGTTTTGGCCGGTTTCGCCCACCATCCCGGCAATCAGGTCGATGTTGATTTGCGGGAAGCCCACCGACCGGGCGATCCGGTAGGCCCGGTCGATTTCCTTCGAACCGTGTGCGCGGCCGTTGGCCTCCAGGATGGCATCGTTGAAATTCTCGATCCCCAGGCTGAGCCGGGTCACACCGATATCCCGGATCACCCGCAGCTTGTGTTCCGTCAACGTCCCCGGCTCGCACTCGAAGGTAACTTCTTCAGCCGCATCCCAGGAAAGCTGTGCCTTCAACTCTTCGGCAAGCCGCACCAGTTGTTTCGAGGAAATGTAGGAGGGCGTGCCCCCGCCGAAATAGATGAAGAGCGGCCTGCGACCGCCGACGAAGGGCTTGCCGGCATAGAGTTTCAGCTCCTCAGCCAGTGCGCCCAGATAGCGCTCGACAGCCGGAGCGTCCTGCTGGGTATACACCTTGAAATAACAGAAATGGCAGCGTTTGCGACAAAAGGGAATGTGCAGGTAAACGCCCAGGGGGTTGTCGCTCAGGGGCGGCCTCTGAAGGGCGGCTGAGGCCTCTCCCACCCGATCGGGCTTCCAGAAGGAGTAGGGAGGGTAGTTGGAAACGAAGTAGTTTCCCGCGGTCGTCCGGTCGCCGCCCCGCTGGGGTCCGGAGCTATCGGAGCTCATGAATATCCTCAACCTGTACAGGTATTTATGGCAGTCTTGTAGCCCTTCCGGATCAACATTTTAGCATGGCTCCCCGCGATTGCAATTCACTCGGCTGCACTTGGCGCGGATGCGCGGGCAGCGAGGGAAACGGCCGTATCCGGGAAAGTATGGGAAAAAGCCGGAATGATGGAGGAAGTCTCGGTGGGACCCGGCGCTTTCGACAGCGCCGGAGGTTCTTCCTGGCGGAGTCACTCCTCCAGAGCTTCATCGGGCTCTTTGGAGGCAACGGGTTCGGGACCTGCCCACAACCGGTTGGCCATGACCACTCCTGCCAGGGCAACCGCCGCTCCCAGGTTCAGACCGGGGCCCAGGTTGTAACCCTGAACCTGAATTTCCGGAGACAGCAGGCAGGCGGCAGCGGCGAACAGGATCAGGCGGTGATCCAGCCGCAGGGGCCGCTTGAGATAGCCGGCGATGGCGGCCGCCAGCGCAAAGATTCCCAGAATGGCCGTGCCCACCTCCAGGCCCAGTTCCCACAGATTTCCAAGCCGGGTCAGATCCAGGGAGGCGTTGGAGGTGATCCGATCGCTGAGGCGGGTGCTGGTATCCCGCGGCACCAGCAGCAACAGCTCGGGACGGTAGACGAACATGAAGGGCAAGGTGAAGCCCACTAGGGCGAAACGGAAGGAAGCCAGGGCCGTCTTCATGATCCTGGCCTTGGCGATGGAGGCGCTGGCATAGGCGGCCAGCGCCACCGGCGGAGTCACCATCGACATCATCCCGAAATAGAAGATGAACAGATGGGCCGCCAGGGGCTGCACGCCCATCTGTTCCAGCAGCGAGCCCATCAGGGTGGCCATCAGCAGGTAGCAGACCACCGAAGGCACCCCCATGCCCAGGATGATGGAACAGATCATGATTCCCACCAGGGCCAGCAGTAGGCTCGATTCCACCACGCCCTTGATGACATTGCTGAAGTCGGTGGCGACTCCCGTCGATTGGACCACACCGATGATGATCCCCACGCAGGCGCTGGCGGCGATCAGGGCCACCCCGTTCCTGGCCGCCTTGACCAGCGCTTCCAGGATGGACGGCCTCAACCGGGGGTGCAGCAGGGCAAACAGCAGCAGTCCGAACATGCCCACCAGGCAGGAGTTGATGAGCGACTCGGCATAGAGACGCAGCTTGGGCACGGCCGGGGGCTGGGCAAGAACCGCCTGATGCAGGACCACCACCAGGGCGAAGGCCGAAAGAGCCCAACGGCGTGGGGCTGCGCTCAAACCGGTCCCGGGGCCGGCCATGCTCAGCAGCAGAATCACCACCAGGGACCCGCTCACCGCCTTGAAGGGGGTGAAGCCCATCAGCAAAAAGAGGATCAGCGTCCCCAGGGCCGAAAAGAAGACCAGTCCCTGAAACCGCGAGACCGGGCCCGCCGGCCCTCGGTCGGCCGCAACCGCCCCGGCCCGCCGGGCGTAGAAATGCACGATCAGGAAAATGGACAGATAGTAGAGGATGGCGGGAATCAGGGCCGCCTTGGCTACCTGCAGGAAGGTCACCTGGGGCTGAACCAGCTCCAGCATCATGTAGGCACCGGCTCCCATGACGGGAGGCACCAGGGCTCCCCCTGAGGCCGCCGCGGCCGTGATGCCTCCGGCCACGTGCCTTTCGAACCCGGCGTGACGCATCATGGGGATGGTAAAGGTGCCGGTGGTCACCGCGTTGGCGACGGCGCTGCCCGAGAGGGACCCCATCAGCCCGCTCCCCAGCACGGCCACCTTGGCCGGCCCACCGGGCGTGCCGCCGAACACTTTTTGGGCGAAATCGATAATGAACCGGGTTGCGCCGGACATCTCCAGAAAGGCCCCGAAGATGACGAACAGGAAGACATACTTGAACATGACGCCGGCTGCCGGGCCGAACACGCCCAGAGACTGCGAAAAAGTCGTGCTCACCAGGTAGGCCGCATCCTGGCCGGCATGCGGCAGCAGCCAGCCCGGCAGATCGGGCAGGAGGCTCTGGTGGGCCAGATGCCCGTAATAGCTGTGCGCCAGGAAGAGGAGCGCCAGCGCCGGCACCACCCAGCCAATGGAGCGGCGCGTGGCTTCCAACACCAGCAACAAGCCGACCGCGCCCAACACAAAGTCGGCAGGTCCTTCGATACCGGCGCGGTTTCCCAGCGATTTCCCGTAAGGCCAGAGGTTGGGGAACCACCCGTGAAAGAGCGGTTCGGTCATCAGCACCACGTAACCGCAAGCCGCGATGCTGGCGACGGCCAGGGCCAGATCGCCCAGGCGCGCGACCCGGCAGTCCCGCCAGCGTTCACGGGCCGGGGTGCTGAGAAAGCAAAGCACCAGGCCCAGCATGACAAACAGGGCCAACTGGGACTGCGGACGCAGCCGGGGAAAGTTGACCTCGGTCAGCGTGTAGAGGCACAGGACCGCACTCAGGAGGGGAATCAACCGCTTGCTAACGGGCTCGAACATGAGCCAACCTTTCTTGCCTGACACTCCCTTGTTTCGGCGCGTATGAGCCGCCTCATCGTATGGGACGGCAGCGCAACCAGGTGAAAAGTGATTAGTGGCCAGTGGTTAGTGGATAGTTACTTAATCGACACGTTCAGCAACTGAAACAAATCTGTTTCACTCTCGTATGTTCCGCCCGCCAGGGCGGAGGCACGGCTAACCACTAGCCACTGATCACTAATCACTATTCCGCTCGGGTTGCGCCGGGACGCGGTTGGCGGGGTTGGGCCGGAAGCCGATCTCCGGGTGACTCTCATAGAACTCTACGGCTCCGGGATGAAACGGGATCCCGGTATAGAGGACGGCGCCCTGAATCAGTCGTTTCTGTCCGCCGGGAAGCGGCACCGACCTGAGTTTTAGAAATCCCAGGGCCGGATGCCTGCGGGCCAACTCCTCCCGCTGCTCCCACAAGACTTCCAAGAGTTTTCGAATCAACTGCTTGTCGGTGCTTTTATGAGTCACCACTTGCATCGAGCCCACGTTCAGCCAACCGAAACGGGCTCCGACGAGGGCCTTGCGGAGCGCGTCAAGTTCCATCGATTCCGCTCCCGGCACCCTCAGTCCCTGGTCCAGGATGAAGGACAGGGCTTCCTCTCGGCTCATTTGAGCGATGCGGTCCTCCAGCTCATAGCGCAGTATCTTCGGATACCTCGACTTGACCAGGGCGTGGGGAATGGGCTTGAAGAAGGCATAGTCCCGGATCAACTGTCCCCGGACCCTGGGATCGAAGGGAATCACGTAGACCTCGAACGATCCGGAAGCCTGGATGATCGACTGGGCAGGCAGGGCCCCGCCCAGAAAAGCCGCATCGACAGCCCCGTCGCTGAGCATTTCGACGGCCACTCCCTGGGGCGCGTAGATGGCGCTGAACGAGCCTGCCGCCACCCCGTGGGCTTCCAGGATCGGCATCACGAACATCTCGAATCCTGCCCCGGCCGGCCCGATCACCACCCGCCTTCCCTTCAGATCGCC
Coding sequences within:
- a CDS encoding coproporphyrinogen-III oxidase family protein: MSSDSSGPQRGGDRTTAGNYFVSNYPPYSFWKPDRVGEASAALQRPPLSDNPLGVYLHIPFCRKRCHFCYFKVYTQQDAPAVERYLGALAEELKLYAGKPFVGGRRPLFIYFGGGTPSYISSKQLVRLAEELKAQLSWDAAEEVTFECEPGTLTEHKLRVIRDIGVTRLSLGIENFNDAILEANGRAHGSKEIDRAYRIARSVGFPQINIDLIAGMVGETGQNWRDCVRRTLEMEPDSVTIYQMEIPYNTTVFQEMKAAGKSVAPVADWGTKRAWVDEAFSLLEQGGYSVSSAYTAVKDPDRTRFLYRDLLWTGADLVGLGVASFSHVNGTHYQNEHDLPGYRGSLEEGRLPIYRALTPSHEERLIRELILQFKLGTVRPSYFREKFDTDIRQRFALPLQSLQQRNYLEVGDNSLRLSREGLLQVDRFLPDFFLSRHRGSRYS
- a CDS encoding TRAP transporter fused permease subunit; this encodes MFEPVSKRLIPLLSAVLCLYTLTEVNFPRLRPQSQLALFVMLGLVLCFLSTPARERWRDCRVARLGDLALAVASIAACGYVVLMTEPLFHGWFPNLWPYGKSLGNRAGIEGPADFVLGAVGLLLVLEATRRSIGWVVPALALLFLAHSYYGHLAHQSLLPDLPGWLLPHAGQDAAYLVSTTFSQSLGVFGPAAGVMFKYVFLFVIFGAFLEMSGATRFIIDFAQKVFGGTPGGPAKVAVLGSGLMGSLSGSAVANAVTTGTFTIPMMRHAGFERHVAGGITAAAASGGALVPPVMGAGAYMMLELVQPQVTFLQVAKAALIPAILYYLSIFLIVHFYARRAGAVAADRGPAGPVSRFQGLVFFSALGTLILFLLMGFTPFKAVSGSLVVILLLSMAGPGTGLSAAPRRWALSAFALVVVLHQAVLAQPPAVPKLRLYAESLINSCLVGMFGLLLFALLHPRLRPSILEALVKAARNGVALIAASACVGIIIGVVQSTGVATDFSNVIKGVVESSLLLALVGIMICSIILGMGVPSVVCYLLMATLMGSLLEQMGVQPLAAHLFIFYFGMMSMVTPPVALAAYASASIAKARIMKTALASFRFALVGFTLPFMFVYRPELLLLVPRDTSTRLSDRITSNASLDLTRLGNLWELGLEVGTAILGIFALAAAIAGYLKRPLRLDHRLILFAAAACLLSPEIQVQGYNLGPGLNLGAAVALAGVVMANRLWAGPEPVASKEPDEALEE
- a CDS encoding TAXI family TRAP transporter solute-binding subunit, which gives rise to MGQSATRWLWIGLLVAMGLGAVACQQGERHRFLSLGTAPVGGTFPVVGGAIAEVLNLHRGPHNWKVQIKGSKGSQENIRRLASGQFELGMSNSAISFFASQGGSNWKSEGGYDVRAVCTLAPLVAMFVTKRDSGIRAIGDLKGRRVVIGPAGAGFEMFVMPILEAHGVAAGSFSAIYAPQGVAVEMLSDGAVDAAFLGGALPAQSIIQASGSFEVYVIPFDPRVRGQLIRDYAFFKPIPHALVKSRYPKILRYELEDRIAQMSREEALSFILDQGLRVPGAESMELDALRKALVGARFGWLNVGSMQVVTHKSTDKQLIRKLLEVLWEQREELARRHPALGFLKLRSVPLPGGQKRLIQGAVLYTGIPFHPGAVEFYESHPEIGFRPNPANRVPAQPERNSD